From the genome of Solidesulfovibrio carbinolicus, one region includes:
- a CDS encoding monovalent cation/H+ antiporter subunit D family protein: MAASVHTVESARVLVPLVITFLAPLALWRLRKNINLREGVSFAAAALAFFSVLSMVPGVLDGVIWTYHLVTFFPGVSITFAVDGLSLIFAIVATFLWFFATSYNIGYMRSLNEHAQTRYYFCFAVAIFGAVGVAFSGTVVTLYLFYEVITVFTYPLVAHHQDEEGYKGARKYLVYLMGTSKLFLLPAMILTYVLCGTLDFNLGDISRGMFPPGADPKLVTITYFLFLYGLGKAALMPIHNWLPSAMVAPTPVSALLHAVAVVKAGVFSVSRIMLSCFGVDLLSTLGLGLITAYLAAFTIVVASIIALTKDDLKARLAYSTVSQLSYIIIGVAMLSPLAVKGGLLHIAHHAFAKITLFFAAGAIYVATHLKKIPLMDGIGRKMPFTFGAFAVAALSMIGVPPVCGFVTKWYLANGAVSIHQYILLLALLASTLLNAGYFVPVVYRAFFRPPAEGVDHSHFKEAPMVMVVPLCLTALISVLLGLFPGTFGSFTDVFGGF; encoded by the coding sequence ATGGCCGCCAGCGTGCATACCGTTGAGAGCGCCCGGGTGCTTGTGCCCCTGGTCATCACCTTCCTGGCTCCACTCGCCCTGTGGCGACTGCGCAAAAACATCAACCTTCGGGAAGGCGTCTCCTTTGCCGCCGCCGCCCTGGCTTTCTTCTCGGTCCTGTCCATGGTGCCGGGCGTCCTGGACGGCGTCATTTGGACCTACCACCTCGTCACCTTCTTCCCCGGCGTATCCATCACTTTCGCCGTGGACGGCCTCTCGCTCATCTTTGCCATCGTGGCCACGTTTTTGTGGTTTTTCGCCACCAGCTACAACATCGGCTACATGCGATCGCTTAATGAGCACGCCCAGACGCGCTACTACTTCTGTTTCGCCGTGGCCATCTTCGGCGCGGTCGGCGTGGCCTTTTCCGGCACCGTGGTCACGCTCTACCTCTTCTATGAGGTCATCACCGTCTTCACCTATCCCCTGGTCGCCCACCATCAGGACGAAGAGGGGTATAAGGGCGCGCGCAAGTACTTGGTGTACCTCATGGGCACTTCCAAGCTGTTCCTGCTGCCGGCCATGATCCTCACCTACGTTCTGTGCGGCACCCTGGACTTCAACCTCGGCGACATCTCGCGCGGCATGTTCCCGCCGGGGGCCGATCCCAAGCTCGTGACCATCACCTACTTCCTGTTCCTCTACGGCCTGGGCAAGGCGGCGCTCATGCCCATCCACAACTGGCTGCCCTCGGCCATGGTCGCGCCCACCCCGGTCTCGGCCCTGCTGCACGCCGTGGCCGTGGTCAAGGCGGGCGTGTTCTCGGTGTCGCGCATCATGTTGTCCTGCTTCGGCGTGGATCTGCTGTCCACCCTGGGTTTGGGACTCATCACCGCCTACCTGGCCGCCTTCACCATCGTCGTGGCTTCCATCATCGCGCTCACCAAAGACGACCTCAAAGCCCGGCTGGCTTATTCCACCGTCAGCCAGCTCTCCTACATCATCATCGGCGTGGCCATGCTCTCGCCCCTGGCCGTCAAGGGCGGGCTGCTCCACATCGCCCACCACGCCTTTGCCAAAATCACGCTCTTTTTCGCCGCCGGCGCGATCTACGTGGCCACCCACCTCAAAAAGATCCCGCTCATGGACGGCATCGGCCGTAAGATGCCGTTCACCTTCGGGGCCTTTGCCGTGGCCGCTTTGTCCATGATCGGCGTGCCGCCGGTGTGCGGCTTCGTCACCAAATGGTATCTGGCCAACGGGGCCGTCAGCATCCACCAATACATCCTGCTGCTGGCGCTGCTCGCCTCCACGCTCTTAAACGCCGGTTACTTCGTGCCGGTGGTCTACCGGGCCTTTTTCCGGCCCCCGGCCGAGGGCGTGGATCATTCCCACTTCAAGGAGGCCCCCATGGTCATGGTGGTCCCCCTTTGCCTGACGGCGCTGATCTCCGTGCTGCTCGGGCTTTTCCCGGGAACCTTCGGCTCGTTCACCGACGTGTTCGGAGGATTCTAG
- the nuoK gene encoding NADH-quinone oxidoreductase subunit NuoK gives MNPLVFYQTVALLLLGLGLYALVARRTLVGMLIGVELMLNGAGLSIVAAAQLTSADAVLGQLGALLVMGLAAAEATLVLAIVLVVSKRFGDASADAPSELKG, from the coding sequence ATGAATCCGCTTGTCTTCTACCAGACCGTGGCCCTGCTCCTGCTCGGCCTTGGCCTCTACGCCCTGGTCGCCCGGCGGACGCTGGTCGGCATGCTCATCGGCGTGGAGCTGATGCTCAACGGCGCGGGCCTGTCCATCGTGGCCGCCGCCCAGCTGACCTCGGCCGACGCCGTGCTCGGCCAGCTCGGAGCGCTTCTGGTCATGGGACTGGCCGCCGCCGAGGCGACGCTGGTCCTGGCCATTGTCCTGGTTGTTTCCAAACGGTTCGGGGACGCCTCGGCGGACGCCCCCAGCGAACTCAAGGGGTAG
- a CDS encoding NADH-quinone oxidoreductase subunit J family protein, whose amino-acid sequence MNEMYLGQTAFAFYSLIALAGGVLAVSAASLVRAMLGLVVSLFGVAGLYLLLLADFVALMQILIYVGAVTVLIFFAIMLTRASADGGEGQGPGLRGSLRGVFGALLPAGILVPCLAVYGVAGFPTPKNVSPAELGAGLLGPYTMAFELISVVLLAAMAGAVLLAFEKRGAAK is encoded by the coding sequence ATGAATGAAATGTACCTTGGACAGACCGCCTTTGCCTTCTATAGCCTGATCGCCCTTGCCGGCGGCGTTCTCGCCGTGTCCGCGGCAAGTCTCGTTCGGGCCATGCTCGGCCTGGTCGTATCCCTTTTCGGTGTCGCCGGACTCTATCTGCTGCTCCTGGCCGATTTTGTCGCCCTCATGCAGATCCTCATCTACGTCGGGGCCGTCACCGTGCTCATCTTCTTCGCCATCATGCTTACCCGCGCCTCGGCCGACGGCGGCGAAGGCCAGGGGCCGGGGCTGCGCGGCAGCCTGCGCGGCGTGTTCGGGGCGCTGCTCCCGGCCGGCATCCTCGTGCCGTGCCTGGCCGTCTACGGTGTGGCCGGATTCCCCACGCCCAAAAACGTCAGCCCGGCCGAACTCGGCGCCGGACTGCTCGGTCCCTACACCATGGCCTTCGAGCTCATTTCCGTGGTGCTCCTGGCCGCCATGGCCGGCGCGGTGCTGCTGGCCTTTGAAAAGCGAGGAGCCGCCAAATGA